One region of Halomonas huangheensis genomic DNA includes:
- a CDS encoding DUF2291 family protein — MTTTVSASRSHARPRRRLIITCGFLAVLVAAMVFDTRVIKIGSEADQRQAGFSPQQYGAEQFPAVQSYVIEHAVEASELAAALNADKTAAIERHGVEAGIGPVLPVTFSGTVGEGKAGIYDVRVPGLPETLTLRMQTGPAINGTDLRDATGEIEFGQFTNQIEYQNAGAALNNTMKQQVLADIDTANLSGKQVEVTGVFKLINPSNWLVTPVRFSVQQP; from the coding sequence ATGACGACAACCGTCAGTGCTTCCCGGTCCCATGCACGACCACGCCGCCGTCTGATCATCACCTGTGGCTTTCTGGCGGTACTGGTCGCCGCCATGGTGTTCGACACCCGAGTCATCAAGATCGGTTCCGAGGCCGACCAGCGCCAGGCTGGTTTCTCGCCTCAGCAGTACGGCGCGGAACAGTTCCCGGCGGTCCAGAGCTATGTGATCGAACATGCCGTGGAAGCCAGCGAACTGGCAGCAGCACTCAATGCTGACAAGACCGCAGCGATCGAGCGTCATGGTGTGGAAGCCGGTATCGGGCCAGTACTGCCGGTCACCTTCAGCGGCACTGTCGGCGAAGGCAAGGCGGGCATCTACGACGTCCGGGTGCCGGGGCTACCCGAGACACTGACCCTGCGTATGCAGACCGGTCCGGCGATCAATGGCACCGATCTGCGTGATGCCACCGGCGAGATCGAGTTTGGTCAGTTCACCAACCAGATCGAATATCAGAATGCCGGGGCGGCACTCAATAACACCATGAAACAGCAGGTATTGGCCGATATCGATACCGCCAACCTGAGCGGCAAGCAGGTCGAGGTTACCGGGGTCTTCAAGCTGATCAACCCGAGCAACTGGCTGGTCACCCCGGTTCGTTTCAGCGTACAGCAACCTTGA
- a CDS encoding winged helix-turn-helix domain-containing protein, with the protein MPSSAISPEQARAIWLRAQRLDRRAPFGNGPSATLAAIEQLGYVQIDTIYVIERSHHHILYTRIPEYRRNDLEHAQSTDKSVFEYWTHALSYVPTADYRYFMPAMTQHRKQPSRHFATVKRDEYSALLKRIRHNGALSIRDIDEPKVEKDHLWGSTKPSRKLLKYGFYSGDLAISERQGMLKSYELTKRHFEWQQLPRPATERQLAHYYLSRALRAQGVVSLDSICYGHAAMKPLVARLIDTEVRQKRLRPVHIDSHTSSHTKFQHWAEPETLDQPTQLDGAPLVHILSPFDPLVIQRKRLKLFFDYEHRFEAYVPPVNRVFGYFALPVLIGDQIAAVLDLKTDRQQQKILVQKWTWIAPQSAELRAAIEAELERFERFQLA; encoded by the coding sequence ATGCCATCATCAGCGATTTCCCCCGAACAGGCCCGCGCCATCTGGCTGCGCGCGCAACGCCTCGACCGTCGTGCGCCGTTCGGCAACGGCCCCTCCGCGACACTCGCCGCAATCGAACAGCTCGGCTATGTGCAGATCGATACCATTTATGTCATCGAGCGTAGCCATCATCACATCTTGTATACCCGCATTCCCGAGTACCGTCGCAATGATCTGGAACACGCTCAGTCCACCGACAAAAGCGTTTTCGAATACTGGACCCATGCGCTGTCATACGTGCCCACTGCCGATTATCGCTACTTCATGCCGGCGATGACGCAGCACCGCAAACAGCCCTCACGGCACTTCGCGACGGTCAAGCGCGATGAATATTCGGCGCTGCTCAAGCGCATTCGCCACAATGGCGCACTGTCGATTCGTGATATTGATGAGCCAAAGGTGGAGAAGGACCACTTGTGGGGTAGCACCAAGCCTTCCCGGAAGCTGCTCAAGTACGGTTTCTACTCAGGAGACCTGGCGATCAGCGAGCGTCAGGGAATGCTCAAGAGTTACGAACTGACAAAGCGCCACTTCGAATGGCAACAGCTGCCTCGACCGGCAACCGAACGACAGTTGGCCCACTATTACCTATCTCGGGCGCTGCGCGCTCAGGGAGTCGTGAGCCTGGACTCGATCTGTTATGGCCATGCCGCGATGAAACCGCTGGTCGCCAGGCTGATCGATACCGAAGTGCGCCAGAAGCGGCTTCGCCCGGTGCATATCGACTCACATACCAGCTCCCATACCAAATTCCAGCACTGGGCCGAGCCGGAGACTCTGGACCAACCCACGCAGCTCGACGGCGCTCCTCTGGTGCATATCCTGTCGCCCTTCGATCCGCTGGTCATCCAGCGCAAGCGACTGAAACTGTTCTTCGACTACGAGCACCGTTTTGAAGCCTATGTACCTCCCGTCAACCGGGTATTTGGCTACTTCGCCCTGCCGGTACTGATCGGCGACCAGATCGCGGCCGTGCTCGACCTCAAGACCGATCGGCAGCAGCAGAAGATACTGGTGCAGAAATGGACATGGATAGCACCGCAGAGCGCTGAGCTACGTGCTGCCATCGAAGCGGAACTGGAACGTTTCGAGCGCTTCCAACTGGCCTGA
- a CDS encoding sugar ABC transporter ATP-binding protein, with protein MNNNTSLDSTGPDTFDLGVQAVHHTVGDIVLSARNVAKSFGNVHALKGVNFDIHCGQVTTLFGENGAGKSTLMKILSGVIQPSSGEILLDDTAVSFASTSDAQRQGISIIHQELSLAPNLSVRDNIFMGREIAGPGGIDYAEEERQTRALMEELDEPIDPLTPVEELRLGQQQIVEIARALSARSRILIMDEPTSALSASEVEVLFRVIADLKNRGVAIVYISHHLEEALQITDHAVVLRDGSMTAVAERKDIDLQWIVRHMVGEGFDLGSPPQGHEMGEVALSLDRVVIPDPANQERIAVDSLSLDIKAGEIVCIYGLMGAGRTELLEAIAGRLPISSGRILLEGREIVGTTIAQRIEQGLVLVPEDRQRDGLVQTMSVGQNLSLASIGTFTRGLFTSRQREQQVIDHSIGNVHIKTDGGHAGIDSLSGGNQQKVVIGKMLATQPRAVLLDEPSRGIDIGAKAEVFKLLAEGASKGLAVLYTTSEVGECLSIAHRVIVMSRGRISAEFDSNVTKEQIMAASGESAAA; from the coding sequence ATGAACAACAACACCTCTCTCGATAGCACCGGCCCCGACACTTTCGACCTCGGTGTTCAAGCCGTACATCATACTGTTGGCGATATCGTGCTGTCGGCGCGCAATGTCGCCAAATCATTCGGTAATGTGCATGCCCTCAAGGGCGTCAATTTCGATATCCACTGCGGTCAGGTCACCACACTGTTTGGCGAGAATGGCGCCGGAAAATCGACGCTGATGAAGATCCTGTCGGGGGTCATTCAGCCTTCATCCGGTGAAATTCTGCTCGACGACACAGCAGTCAGTTTCGCCTCGACCTCCGACGCCCAGCGCCAGGGAATATCGATCATCCATCAGGAATTGAGCCTCGCGCCCAATCTCAGTGTGCGCGACAACATCTTCATGGGTCGCGAGATCGCGGGGCCCGGTGGCATCGACTATGCCGAGGAAGAGCGCCAGACCCGTGCCTTGATGGAAGAGCTCGACGAGCCGATCGACCCGCTGACGCCTGTCGAGGAGCTGCGCCTCGGCCAACAGCAGATCGTCGAGATCGCCCGCGCGCTCTCGGCCCGCTCACGCATCCTGATCATGGACGAACCAACCTCAGCACTGAGCGCCTCGGAGGTTGAGGTGCTGTTCAGGGTCATCGCAGACCTCAAGAACCGCGGCGTCGCTATCGTCTACATCTCTCACCATCTCGAAGAGGCGCTGCAGATCACCGACCACGCCGTGGTGCTGCGTGACGGCAGCATGACGGCGGTCGCCGAGCGCAAGGACATCGACCTGCAATGGATCGTCCGGCATATGGTCGGCGAAGGCTTCGATCTCGGCTCACCGCCACAAGGCCATGAGATGGGCGAAGTGGCCCTGTCACTGGACCGGGTGGTAATCCCTGACCCAGCCAATCAAGAGCGCATCGCTGTCGACTCGCTGTCACTGGACATCAAGGCAGGTGAAATCGTCTGTATCTACGGCCTGATGGGCGCTGGCCGCACCGAACTGCTCGAAGCCATTGCCGGCCGTCTGCCCATCAGCTCTGGACGCATCCTGCTCGAGGGCAGAGAGATCGTCGGCACCACCATCGCTCAACGCATCGAGCAAGGCCTGGTACTGGTGCCCGAGGATCGTCAGCGCGACGGTCTGGTGCAGACGATGTCAGTAGGCCAGAACCTGTCATTGGCCAGCATCGGCACCTTCACCCGCGGGCTGTTCACTTCTCGGCAGCGCGAACAACAGGTGATTGATCACTCCATCGGCAACGTACACATCAAGACCGACGGCGGTCACGCCGGCATCGACTCGCTGTCCGGGGGCAATCAACAGAAGGTGGTGATCGGCAAGATGCTGGCCACTCAACCCCGGGCCGTACTACTCGACGAACCCAGCCGTGGCATCGATATCGGCGCCAAGGCCGAAGTCTTCAAACTGCTCGCGGAGGGTGCCAGCAAGGGGCTCGCCGTACTCTACACCACCTCCGAGGTCGGGGAGTGCCTGAGCATCGCGCATCGCGTGATTGTCATGAGCCGCGGACGCATCAGCGCCGAATTCGACAGCAACGTCACCAAGGAGCAGATCATGGCCGCCTCCGGAGAGTCTGCCGCTGCCTGA
- a CDS encoding D-ribose ABC transporter substrate-binding protein: MMFHKGKRLLIAALALSFPLLAGSAAAQDKGLISIIVNDTSNPYWFTEGKVARETAEELGYEANVTSHNGDTNTESNQIDTAITNQAEAIILDPANADGSIGAVRKAVDAGIPVFIINAEINQQGLAEAQLVSNNAQGAALGAQQWAQYFDGDVKYVELFGAPSDNNAATRSNGYETVLSQYPNLTRVASEVANWDRTQGYNKMQSMLQANPDISGVISGNDEMALGAIAALKEAGRLDDVVVGGFDGSPDAVDAVKAGEMAYTVLQPVAIFSRRAVELADQHIQSGETGLDSEKQLFDCMLITEDNVDQYTSPFVLEQ, encoded by the coding sequence ATGATGTTCCACAAGGGAAAACGCCTGCTTATCGCCGCACTCGCCCTCAGTTTTCCGCTGCTGGCCGGCAGCGCCGCTGCACAGGACAAGGGCCTGATCTCGATCATCGTCAACGATACCTCCAACCCTTACTGGTTCACCGAGGGCAAGGTGGCACGCGAAACCGCCGAGGAACTGGGCTACGAAGCCAATGTCACCTCGCACAATGGTGACACCAATACCGAGAGCAACCAGATCGATACCGCAATCACCAACCAGGCCGAAGCGATCATCCTCGATCCGGCCAACGCCGACGGCTCCATCGGCGCGGTACGCAAGGCAGTGGACGCCGGCATCCCGGTGTTCATCATCAATGCCGAAATCAACCAGCAGGGACTCGCCGAAGCGCAACTGGTCTCCAATAATGCTCAAGGCGCAGCACTGGGTGCACAGCAATGGGCACAGTACTTCGACGGTGACGTCAAATACGTCGAGCTGTTCGGTGCACCTTCCGACAACAACGCGGCCACTCGTTCCAATGGTTATGAGACCGTGCTCAGCCAATACCCCAACCTGACCCGCGTTGCATCCGAGGTCGCCAACTGGGATCGCACCCAGGGCTACAACAAGATGCAGAGCATGCTGCAGGCCAACCCGGATATCTCGGGCGTCATCAGCGGTAATGATGAAATGGCACTCGGCGCGATTGCCGCACTCAAGGAAGCGGGACGCCTCGACGATGTAGTGGTCGGCGGTTTCGATGGCTCGCCGGACGCGGTGGATGCGGTCAAGGCCGGTGAAATGGCCTATACCGTGCTGCAGCCGGTGGCGATCTTCTCACGACGTGCCGTGGAACTGGCCGACCAGCACATCCAGAGCGGTGAGACCGGCCTCGACAGTGAGAAGCAGCTGTTCGACTGCATGCTGATCACCGAGGACAACGTCGATCAGTACACCTCTCCGTTTGTATTGGAGCAGTAA
- a CDS encoding ABC transporter permease — protein sequence MSTPTPDTSSRRGFDIARLLLEGRAFFALIAIIVIFSLLSPVYFSTSNFLTMSSHVAIFGLLSIGMLLVILTGGIDLSVGSTLGLTGVFAGLLMQGVPIDSAGVIVYPPVWVVVILTCALGALVGLINGVLIAYFKVPAFVATLGLLYVARGAALLLTDGLTFNNLSGSAELGNTGFDWLGFNRLLGIPVGVLILAAVGILCMLLLNRTPFGRWIYSTGGNARAAELSGVPVKRVQVTVYVLSGVCAAIAGLVLSSQLTSAGPTAGTTYELTAIAGVVIGGAALAGGRGNVRGTLLGAFVIGFLSDGLVIIGVSAYWQTVFTGTVIVLAVMLNSIQYRARKRASSDSTPTTQHMPPERMSPGQGESNKDSSALGTTTAKTV from the coding sequence ATGTCTACCCCAACACCTGACACATCCTCCCGGCGCGGATTCGATATCGCCCGGTTACTGCTCGAAGGACGCGCGTTCTTCGCGCTGATTGCGATCATCGTGATCTTCTCGCTGCTGTCACCGGTCTACTTCTCGACCAGCAACTTCCTGACCATGTCATCGCACGTGGCGATCTTCGGCCTGCTGTCGATCGGTATGCTGCTGGTGATTCTCACCGGCGGCATCGATCTGTCGGTGGGCTCGACCCTTGGACTCACCGGGGTCTTCGCTGGCCTATTGATGCAAGGCGTGCCGATTGATTCCGCCGGTGTCATCGTCTATCCGCCGGTGTGGGTGGTGGTGATCCTGACCTGCGCCCTGGGGGCGCTGGTCGGCCTGATCAATGGCGTGCTGATTGCGTACTTCAAGGTCCCGGCCTTTGTGGCCACCCTTGGTCTGCTGTACGTCGCCCGCGGTGCCGCATTGCTGCTGACCGACGGCCTGACCTTCAATAACCTCAGCGGCAGTGCGGAACTGGGCAATACCGGCTTCGACTGGCTCGGCTTCAACCGCCTGCTCGGCATCCCGGTCGGAGTCCTGATTCTCGCCGCGGTGGGCATTCTATGCATGCTGCTGCTCAACCGGACTCCGTTCGGCCGCTGGATCTACTCTACCGGCGGCAACGCACGTGCGGCGGAGCTGTCTGGCGTCCCGGTGAAACGCGTGCAGGTCACCGTCTACGTCCTCTCGGGTGTGTGTGCGGCAATTGCCGGACTGGTGCTGTCCTCACAGCTCACTTCGGCGGGCCCCACCGCCGGCACCACCTACGAATTAACTGCAATCGCCGGGGTCGTTATCGGCGGGGCAGCGTTGGCCGGTGGACGCGGCAACGTGCGCGGCACGCTGCTGGGCGCGTTCGTGATCGGCTTTCTTTCCGACGGTCTGGTGATCATCGGCGTCTCCGCCTATTGGCAGACCGTGTTCACCGGCACCGTGATCGTGCTCGCCGTGATGCTCAACAGCATTCAATACCGGGCTCGCAAGCGAGCTTCGTCGGACTCCACTCCGACTACACAACACATGCCTCCAGAGCGCATGTCTCCAGGACAGGGTGAGTCAAACAAGGACAGCTCTGCACTGGGCACCACCACCGCCAAAACGGTCTGA
- a CDS encoding sugar porter family MFS transporter has translation MIDRNPLGRSTYILVICCIAAIGGFLFGFDSGVINGTVDGLQASFGSDSVGTGFNVASMLLGCAVGAFFAGRLADRFGRRTLLIVAAIFFLVSAWGSGVAGGSLEFVIYRVLGGMAVGAASVMTPAYISEVAPSAYRGRLATIQQVAIIGGLFMAFLSNYLLAYVSSSTVAELWFGFATWRWMFWMELLPAAIFLLALLFIPESPRYLISSGREEQARRVLGLVMPENEVEGKLAEINGTLTRDHKPRLSDVVNAATGKVHSIVWVGIGLAVFQQLVGINVVFYYGAVLWQSVGFSEGDALLINVISGAVSIGACLLAIALIDRIGRKPLLWAGSVGMAVTLACLVYAFSTATLVDGSLRLSDDMGGFALLAANAYVLCFNVSWGPVMWVMLGEMFPNQMRGSGLAIAGLFQWLANFAITMTFPIMLASIGLAGAYGFYAICAVLSAFFVLRCVNETRGKELEEMSYE, from the coding sequence ATGATCGATCGCAATCCGCTCGGCCGCTCCACCTATATCCTTGTCATCTGCTGTATCGCCGCCATTGGAGGCTTCCTGTTCGGTTTTGACAGTGGGGTAATCAACGGCACGGTGGATGGACTGCAGGCTTCATTCGGCTCCGATAGTGTGGGCACGGGCTTCAACGTCGCTTCCATGTTGTTGGGCTGCGCCGTTGGCGCCTTCTTTGCTGGTCGTTTGGCTGACCGCTTTGGCCGGCGCACGCTACTGATCGTGGCGGCGATATTCTTCCTGGTCAGTGCCTGGGGCTCGGGAGTCGCCGGAGGTTCGCTGGAATTCGTCATCTATCGCGTGCTTGGGGGCATGGCGGTAGGCGCCGCCAGTGTAATGACGCCGGCCTATATCAGTGAAGTCGCCCCCTCTGCGTATCGCGGACGCCTGGCGACCATTCAGCAGGTGGCGATCATCGGTGGGTTGTTCATGGCATTCCTGAGCAACTATCTGTTGGCCTATGTCTCCAGCTCGACGGTTGCCGAGCTGTGGTTCGGATTCGCCACCTGGCGTTGGATGTTCTGGATGGAGCTGCTGCCGGCGGCGATATTTCTGCTGGCGCTGCTGTTCATTCCCGAGAGCCCGCGTTATCTGATCAGCAGTGGCCGTGAGGAACAAGCCCGGCGTGTGCTGGGGCTGGTAATGCCGGAGAACGAGGTCGAGGGCAAGCTTGCGGAAATCAATGGCACTCTGACACGCGACCACAAGCCGCGGCTCAGCGATGTAGTCAACGCGGCCACCGGCAAGGTGCACAGCATTGTCTGGGTGGGTATCGGTCTGGCGGTGTTCCAGCAGTTGGTGGGCATCAATGTGGTGTTCTATTACGGGGCGGTGCTGTGGCAGTCGGTCGGCTTCTCGGAAGGTGATGCGCTGCTGATCAATGTAATTTCCGGCGCGGTGAGTATTGGTGCTTGTCTACTGGCCATCGCGCTGATCGACAGAATTGGACGCAAACCCCTACTGTGGGCCGGCTCGGTGGGCATGGCCGTCACTCTGGCGTGTCTGGTGTATGCCTTCTCAACGGCAACACTGGTCGATGGTAGTCTGCGTCTCAGCGATGATATGGGGGGATTCGCGCTGCTGGCCGCCAATGCCTATGTGCTCTGCTTCAATGTCTCCTGGGGGCCAGTAATGTGGGTCATGCTCGGCGAGATGTTCCCCAACCAGATGCGTGGCTCGGGGCTGGCCATCGCAGGGCTGTTCCAGTGGCTGGCCAACTTCGCCATTACCATGACCTTCCCGATCATGCTGGCGTCCATCGGTCTGGCGGGAGCCTACGGTTTCTATGCCATCTGCGCCGTCCTGTCGGCATTCTTCGTGCTGCGTTGTGTCAACGAGACGCGGGGCAAGGAGCTCGAGGAAATGTCCTACGAGTAG
- a CDS encoding alpha/beta hydrolase codes for MTDFTPLEAMEGMTLVQLEELSDRTPLAGYLDHYRLRVLLKDKTTLHVGNIEVEPYRLWAQVWSPPQPRGTAIIVHGYYDHMGLYRHLLELLLEENLQVVMWDLPGHGLSSGERADIKDFAEYGQCLRQLQQRLCDDGLAKGPWLGVGQSTGASILATDALSHADDGHWCGLVLLAPLVRPWNWARSAWVHSIVGPFVSSVPRRFRPNSNDADFTTFLRERDPLQPLRLPTGWVTAMRRWMPQLMELPPSLLPTLILQGDEDLTVDGPWNLAVLEGKFPRATIHRHSEARHHLVNEIEPIRRELFEQIRQFINPLLVTAAVDARSQPICSHSRASQR; via the coding sequence ATGACAGATTTCACTCCCCTTGAGGCGATGGAAGGGATGACGCTGGTTCAGCTCGAAGAGCTCAGCGACCGCACTCCGCTGGCCGGCTATCTCGATCACTATCGCCTCAGGGTATTGCTGAAGGACAAGACAACCCTGCACGTCGGAAATATCGAGGTGGAGCCTTATCGGCTGTGGGCGCAGGTATGGAGCCCCCCACAACCACGTGGTACAGCCATCATAGTTCATGGCTACTACGACCACATGGGACTCTATCGGCACCTGCTGGAACTATTGCTCGAGGAGAACCTGCAGGTTGTCATGTGGGATCTGCCCGGACACGGCTTATCCAGCGGTGAGCGTGCCGATATCAAAGACTTTGCCGAGTACGGCCAATGCCTGCGCCAGTTGCAGCAGCGGCTCTGTGATGACGGTCTCGCCAAAGGCCCCTGGCTGGGAGTTGGTCAGAGCACCGGGGCCTCGATTCTGGCCACCGATGCCTTGAGCCACGCCGATGACGGCCACTGGTGCGGATTGGTACTGCTTGCTCCGTTGGTTCGTCCCTGGAACTGGGCTCGTTCGGCCTGGGTTCATAGTATCGTCGGCCCCTTTGTCTCCAGTGTGCCGCGCCGCTTCCGCCCCAATTCCAACGATGCTGACTTCACCACCTTCCTGCGCGAGCGGGATCCACTTCAGCCTCTACGCTTACCGACCGGCTGGGTCACCGCCATGCGCCGCTGGATGCCACAATTGATGGAGCTGCCACCCAGCTTATTGCCTACCCTGATTCTGCAGGGCGATGAAGACCTGACCGTGGATGGTCCCTGGAATCTGGCTGTGCTTGAAGGAAAATTTCCCCGCGCCACTATTCACCGGCACTCCGAAGCACGGCATCATCTGGTCAATGAAATCGAGCCAATACGCCGTGAACTGTTCGAACAGATCCGGCAGTTCATCAACCCGCTACTGGTTACCGCCGCAGTGGACGCGAGGTCACAACCAATATGCTCCCATTCCCGAGCATCGCAACGCTAG
- a CDS encoding SDR family NAD(P)-dependent oxidoreductase, whose amino-acid sequence MINDVVRYPSLEHRVIFITGGGSGIGAGLTRAFHRQGARVAFVDIDDAASQALVDELSAESGRAPHYFHCDIRDVAALQAVIAEVGKSLGPIQTLVNNAANDDRHSWRDIDVDYWDERMSLNLRPMFFAAQAAAHQMIEAGGGSIINFGSVSVRMAIGDLSAYVTAKAAVHGLTRSLARDLGTHNIRVNTLVPGSVMTERQLEKWISPEDEASIQQHQCLKLRLEAHHVAPVALFLASADSQAISGQELAVDGGWG is encoded by the coding sequence ATGATCAACGACGTGGTGCGTTACCCCAGTCTGGAGCATCGAGTGATCTTCATCACCGGTGGTGGCAGCGGGATCGGTGCGGGACTGACTCGAGCCTTTCATCGCCAGGGGGCCCGGGTGGCTTTTGTCGATATTGACGATGCCGCCAGCCAGGCACTGGTCGACGAATTGAGCGCCGAAAGCGGGAGAGCGCCACATTACTTCCACTGCGACATTCGCGACGTGGCGGCTCTACAGGCAGTAATCGCCGAAGTGGGGAAGTCGCTGGGACCGATACAGACACTGGTCAACAACGCGGCCAACGATGATCGTCACAGTTGGCGAGATATTGATGTCGACTATTGGGATGAGCGCATGTCGCTCAATCTGAGGCCGATGTTCTTCGCGGCACAGGCGGCTGCCCACCAGATGATCGAGGCCGGTGGTGGCTCGATCATCAACTTCGGCTCGGTCAGTGTGCGGATGGCGATCGGCGACCTGTCTGCCTATGTCACGGCCAAGGCCGCAGTGCATGGTCTGACGCGCAGCCTGGCGCGGGATCTGGGGACGCACAATATCCGCGTCAATACTCTGGTGCCGGGGTCGGTGATGACCGAGCGACAGCTCGAGAAGTGGATCAGTCCCGAGGATGAGGCATCGATCCAGCAGCATCAGTGCCTGAAATTGCGGCTGGAAGCGCATCACGTGGCGCCAGTCGCGCTGTTTCTTGCCAGTGCCGACAGCCAGGCGATTTCCGGACAGGAGCTCGCCGTCGACGGCGGCTGGGGCTGA
- a CDS encoding ROK family protein yields the protein MSTSHQPHRSGDLHFLKRLNRSTILELIRRTPGLTRADIATQAQLTKATVGAGVHSLLKKGWLCEGELQKSSGGRPGRALHLNEQRFAMLGAEVGVHGLRLVACTPSGQVLISHHERLPPSSPEVTAELLAIHLQSLMQSPVLSAYRLLGIGIALPGPVAPEDATLLMAPNLGWREVRFLDLLRDYLPGQQGIWVMENEAKSAAFGELYFRTGSIPASLVYISAGTGIGSGMVEGNHLPLLSRGLHGLAGEIGHTILQPAGLYCHCGNRGCAETLVSGWSIRAALGISEEEDLIDAVQPRLHEPEVQHVLRRAGEALGILMLNLHHTQNPSEIVLGGSLVRLGTPFLEPALAYFKANQTRLLDGSRHVPLRVIDDATFIAARGAAAQVLARVIHGANDLL from the coding sequence ATGTCCACCAGTCATCAGCCGCACCGATCAGGCGACCTGCACTTCCTGAAACGCCTCAACCGCAGCACCATCCTCGAGCTGATTCGTCGTACCCCCGGTTTGACGCGCGCGGATATTGCCACCCAGGCCCAGTTGACCAAGGCGACGGTCGGCGCAGGAGTGCATTCACTACTGAAGAAGGGCTGGTTATGCGAGGGTGAGTTACAGAAGAGCAGTGGTGGGCGTCCGGGCCGCGCACTGCACCTCAATGAGCAGCGCTTTGCCATGCTTGGTGCCGAGGTCGGCGTCCACGGCCTGCGCCTGGTCGCCTGCACACCTTCCGGGCAGGTGCTCATATCCCATCATGAGCGACTGCCACCCAGCTCTCCCGAGGTCACCGCGGAGCTGTTGGCAATACACCTGCAGTCATTGATGCAGTCACCGGTCCTCAGCGCATACCGACTGCTGGGAATCGGTATCGCCCTGCCCGGTCCGGTGGCACCTGAAGATGCCACACTGCTCATGGCCCCGAACCTGGGCTGGCGGGAGGTACGGTTCCTCGACCTGCTTCGTGATTACCTACCCGGCCAGCAAGGCATATGGGTGATGGAAAATGAAGCCAAGTCGGCCGCCTTCGGTGAGCTCTACTTCCGCACCGGCAGCATCCCCGCATCGCTGGTATATATCAGTGCCGGCACTGGTATCGGCAGTGGCATGGTCGAAGGCAACCACCTGCCACTGCTCTCACGAGGACTCCACGGGCTCGCCGGCGAGATCGGCCACACCATTCTGCAGCCCGCTGGCCTTTACTGTCACTGCGGTAACCGCGGCTGTGCCGAAACCCTGGTCAGTGGCTGGTCGATTCGCGCCGCTCTCGGTATTTCCGAGGAAGAAGACTTGATCGACGCAGTGCAGCCTCGACTGCATGAACCAGAGGTTCAACACGTCCTGCGTCGTGCTGGTGAGGCTCTGGGCATCTTGATGCTCAATCTGCACCATACCCAGAACCCCTCCGAAATCGTGCTCGGCGGTTCACTGGTGCGCCTCGGCACCCCGTTTCTCGAGCCCGCTCTGGCTTACTTCAAAGCCAACCAGACCCGCCTTCTCGACGGTTCCCGGCACGTGCCCCTGCGCGTCATTGACGATGCCACCTTCATTGCCGCGCGCGGCGCCGCCGCTCAAGTGCTCGCCCGCGTCATCCACGGCGCCAATGACCTACTGTAA